Below is a window of Pseudomonadota bacterium DNA.
TGAAAGGCGGCGAACTGGTGATCACCGAGCTTCCCCTTAACCTCACCCCCGGCAAAGCGGTCAAACCGACCGGGGAGCCACATTCATGAACCTGTCCAGGATCTTCATCGAACGTCCGGTAGCGACGGCAGTATTGACCGCAGGCTTATGCTTGTTTGGCTTATTCGCATTCGACACGCTGCCGGTCAATGAGTTGCCCAGCGTCGATTTCCCCACCCTTCAGGTCTCCGCAAGCCTCCCGGGAGCGGACCCTGAAACCATGGCGCGCGTGGTAGCAACGCCTCTGGAGCGGGAGTTTTCCACGATCTCCGGAATCGATTCCATGAGCTCGGTGAGCGGCTCGGCCTCGACGCGTATCGCTTTGCAATTCCGGCTCGAG
It encodes the following:
- a CDS encoding efflux RND transporter permease subunit produces the protein MNLSRIFIERPVATAVLTAGLCLFGLFAFDTLPVNELPSVDFPTLQVSASLPGADPETMARVVATPLEREFSTISGIDSMSSVSGSASTRIALQFRLE